A part of Melittangium boletus DSM 14713 genomic DNA contains:
- a CDS encoding FecR family protein, protein MSPRMDPLSRAMALGLGAALLLAAAGAWLLSRHEADAPAPLVLAEPPPAAPGVEEAPRARVLGVVGVVQRGQGERWVALVVGEVLDPEDAVRTGPGARVELRVGDEASRLSIPERSEVRMEAVTRAVHTIRLERGRIDVDYREREARVLRVHAQGGVVAETRAAHFTLLRRGAMVAVVTRGGTVDLSAEGATIQIGAGQQGLVFEGARPLGPEPIPLEVLLRVAANAPASGEALCLSLRGEVRAGTEVWVEGAPTEVSREGTFRVDVPRARGRLQVSVVAREPGGASRELSLPCRSGVRAGAGASRVESVKFRWNEEP, encoded by the coding sequence ATGAGTCCGAGGATGGATCCCCTGAGCCGGGCGATGGCGCTCGGGTTGGGCGCGGCGCTGCTGTTGGCCGCGGCCGGCGCGTGGCTGCTGTCGCGGCACGAGGCCGATGCGCCCGCGCCGCTCGTCCTGGCCGAGCCACCTCCGGCGGCGCCTGGGGTCGAGGAGGCTCCGCGCGCGCGGGTGCTCGGGGTGGTGGGAGTGGTGCAACGAGGCCAGGGCGAGCGGTGGGTGGCACTGGTGGTGGGTGAAGTGCTCGATCCGGAGGACGCCGTGCGCACGGGGCCCGGCGCTCGGGTGGAGCTCCGGGTGGGTGACGAGGCGTCGCGGCTGTCCATTCCCGAGCGCTCCGAGGTGAGGATGGAGGCGGTGACGCGCGCCGTCCACACCATCCGGTTGGAGCGCGGCCGCATCGACGTGGACTACCGCGAGCGGGAGGCGCGTGTGCTGCGCGTGCACGCCCAGGGCGGGGTGGTGGCCGAGACGCGCGCCGCGCACTTCACCCTGTTGCGCCGGGGAGCCATGGTGGCGGTGGTGACCCGGGGGGGGACGGTGGACCTGTCGGCCGAGGGCGCCACCATCCAGATTGGCGCGGGGCAACAGGGGCTCGTCTTCGAGGGCGCCCGGCCACTCGGCCCGGAGCCCATTCCCCTGGAGGTGCTGCTGCGCGTGGCGGCGAACGCCCCCGCGAGTGGCGAGGCCCTGTGTCTGTCCCTCCGGGGCGAGGTGCGCGCGGGCACCGAGGTGTGGGTGGAGGGCGCGCCCACGGAGGTGTCTCGCGAGGGGACCTTCCGCGTGGACGTGCCGCGCGCCCGGGGCCGCCTCCAGGTGTCGGTGGTGGCGAGGGAGCCGGGCGGCGCGTCCCGGGAGCTGTCCTTGCCCTGTCGATCCGGAGTCCGGGCGGGCGCGGGGGCGTCCCGGGTGGAGTCGGTGAAGTTCCGCTGGAACGAGGAGCCCTGA
- a CDS encoding cyclic nucleotide-binding domain-containing protein gives MATPEPQSWGQRLWPAATFQFALIAGVTQLKTAANALVLSRFESHVLPYLYLVGALLVAAMALLPRRGPGEPGPSLRLLMTGGAAVVGLLTLGVSLGQRLPALALYLFVDVFTTFISLHFWGRMASAFDAREARRAFTALNGVGMAGGMLGGLLVQTLAVRLGTVAILAGGALSLGAAGLAFHFHHVTDTPRPARSRHLTPPAAAWEYLATSSYARVLAALGVSFAVLSAFVDYLFRLRVERTLSEDGLAALFGSLQLWIGLLCVVFQLFVAERLLKRMGLMAYLALLPGAMAPLAVASLVTPDLWPVHLLRLLENAVNYSLLPVGVQLLYAAVPDEEREALRGAVEGLLRKGGTVLAGVLLIGVGRAADGVSMALAVVGLCGLLGVLLLRLRPAYVEALGEQVGATSEEDEALGREDRRLLVEALGSSAPERVVSAMELMEQEGLPLRPHLSVLLRHTHERVQERAVALALALEATETAPLLEQLVTQGARRPRDGAVWALAKLAPERAELLLPSLLRSPDVGLRCASIGALLPNPRWNAAARMSLGAMAARGAQAPVAERREVAGLFGRLKDPTYLPMLATFLSDPDSSVRRVAVRSVGEGGYVKLAPRLLPFLTWREERRESREALAALGDEVTPLLETTLNDFSAPLAMRLQVPRVLRLIGTPSALHALLFSNVRDDARLHFRIGAELSRLRDEHPEHPVDEERVREALGRRREVYRALVGPYRDLRAELGDASLLTRVVGDRLDQALELSFFLLGLLHPPQVMRRVHQHVAGQDSRRRAYALELLETLTNEEDRALVREQVESHHRDLPPGETGSLEDHLAWLCRSEDVVLRACARQVAGRIGLDVPGVQESDMSQATVQKLFLLEEVHVFSQNDVDDVAAVAAIAREARFRAGERVYSEGDPGDALYVIIEGVVDAINNGEQMLRMKAKDTFGDISLLDGAPRPTDAIAVEDTRVLVIDRRDFLDLLADRPELLTGFFRAVSQQFRAVIQLAESLQASAEALLPHQVVALERPVAEEAPVPPPPEHKRAG, from the coding sequence GTGGCAACTCCAGAGCCGCAGTCCTGGGGCCAGCGTCTATGGCCCGCGGCGACCTTCCAATTCGCCCTCATCGCGGGTGTGACGCAGCTGAAGACCGCTGCCAACGCCCTCGTCTTGTCGCGCTTCGAATCGCACGTGCTGCCCTACCTGTACCTGGTGGGTGCCCTGCTCGTGGCGGCGATGGCGCTGCTGCCCCGCCGGGGGCCGGGTGAGCCGGGCCCCTCGCTGCGCCTGCTCATGACGGGAGGCGCGGCGGTGGTGGGGCTGCTCACCCTGGGTGTGTCCCTGGGCCAACGCTTGCCGGCCCTGGCGCTCTACCTCTTCGTGGACGTCTTCACGACGTTCATCTCCCTGCACTTCTGGGGACGCATGGCGTCGGCCTTCGACGCGCGCGAGGCCCGGCGGGCCTTCACCGCGCTCAACGGCGTGGGCATGGCGGGAGGAATGCTCGGCGGCCTGCTGGTGCAGACACTGGCCGTGCGGCTCGGCACCGTCGCCATCCTCGCGGGCGGCGCGCTGTCGCTGGGCGCCGCGGGCCTGGCCTTCCACTTCCACCACGTCACCGACACGCCCCGGCCCGCGCGCTCGCGCCACCTCACCCCGCCCGCGGCGGCGTGGGAGTACCTGGCCACCAGCAGCTACGCCCGGGTGCTCGCGGCGCTGGGCGTGAGCTTCGCGGTGCTGTCCGCCTTCGTCGACTACCTCTTCCGCCTGCGCGTGGAGCGCACCCTGAGCGAGGACGGACTGGCGGCGCTCTTCGGCTCGCTGCAGCTGTGGATTGGCCTCTTGTGCGTCGTCTTCCAGCTCTTCGTGGCCGAGCGCCTGCTCAAGCGCATGGGGTTGATGGCCTACCTGGCGCTGCTGCCCGGGGCCATGGCGCCCCTGGCCGTGGCCTCGCTGGTGACGCCCGACCTGTGGCCGGTGCACCTCTTGCGGCTGCTGGAGAACGCGGTGAACTACTCGCTGCTCCCGGTGGGCGTGCAACTGCTCTACGCGGCGGTGCCGGACGAGGAGCGCGAGGCCCTGCGCGGCGCGGTGGAGGGACTGCTGCGCAAGGGCGGGACGGTGCTCGCGGGCGTGCTGCTCATCGGCGTGGGCCGGGCGGCCGACGGCGTCTCCATGGCCCTGGCGGTGGTGGGCCTGTGCGGCCTGCTCGGCGTGTTGCTGCTGCGCCTGCGGCCCGCGTACGTGGAGGCCCTGGGCGAGCAGGTGGGCGCGACGTCCGAGGAGGACGAGGCGCTGGGACGCGAGGATCGCCGGCTGCTGGTGGAGGCCCTGGGCTCGAGCGCTCCGGAGCGCGTGGTGTCCGCCATGGAGCTGATGGAGCAGGAAGGGCTGCCCTTGCGGCCCCACCTGTCCGTGCTCCTGCGCCACACGCACGAGCGCGTCCAGGAGCGCGCCGTGGCGCTGGCGCTGGCGCTGGAGGCCACCGAGACCGCGCCCCTCCTGGAGCAGCTGGTGACGCAGGGCGCGCGCCGGCCGCGGGACGGCGCGGTGTGGGCGCTCGCGAAGCTGGCCCCGGAGCGGGCCGAGCTGCTGCTGCCCTCGCTGTTGCGGAGCCCGGACGTGGGGCTGCGCTGCGCGTCCATTGGCGCGCTGCTGCCCAACCCCCGGTGGAACGCGGCGGCGCGCATGTCGCTGGGGGCGATGGCGGCGCGCGGGGCCCAGGCGCCCGTGGCGGAGCGCCGCGAGGTGGCGGGCCTCTTCGGACGGTTGAAGGACCCCACGTACCTGCCCATGCTGGCGACCTTCCTGTCGGACCCGGACAGCAGCGTGCGGCGCGTGGCGGTGCGCTCCGTGGGCGAGGGCGGCTACGTGAAGCTGGCGCCGCGGCTGCTGCCCTTCCTCACCTGGCGCGAGGAGCGGCGCGAGTCGCGTGAGGCGCTCGCCGCGCTGGGCGACGAGGTGACGCCCCTGCTGGAGACGACGCTCAACGACTTCTCCGCGCCCCTGGCCATGCGGCTCCAGGTGCCGCGCGTGCTGCGCCTCATCGGCACGCCGTCCGCGCTGCACGCCCTGCTCTTCTCCAACGTGCGCGACGATGCCCGGCTGCACTTCCGCATTGGCGCGGAGCTGTCGCGTCTGCGCGACGAGCACCCCGAGCACCCGGTGGACGAGGAGCGGGTGCGCGAGGCCCTGGGCCGGCGCCGCGAGGTGTACCGCGCGCTCGTGGGGCCCTATCGCGACCTGCGCGCGGAGCTGGGGGACGCCTCCCTGCTCACGCGGGTGGTGGGCGACCGGTTGGATCAAGCCCTGGAGCTGAGCTTCTTCCTGCTCGGCCTGCTGCATCCCCCGCAGGTGATGCGGCGCGTGCATCAGCACGTGGCCGGCCAGGACTCGCGGCGGCGGGCCTACGCGCTGGAGCTGTTGGAGACGCTGACGAACGAGGAGGACCGGGCGCTGGTGCGCGAGCAGGTGGAGTCGCACCACCGGGATCTGCCTCCGGGCGAAACGGGAAGTCTGGAAGACCACCTCGCGTGGCTGTGTCGAAGCGAGGACGTGGTGCTGCGCGCGTGCGCGCGACAGGTGGCGGGCCGCATCGGCTTGGACGTGCCGGGGGTCCAGGAGTCGGACATGAGTCAGGCAACGGTGCAGAAGCTCTTCCTGCTGGAAGAGGTGCATGTCTTCTCGCAGAACGACGTGGATGACGTGGCGGCGGTGGCGGCCATCGCCCGCGAGGCCCGCTTCCGCGCCGGCGAGCGCGTCTACAGCGAGGGAGACCCCGGAGACGCGCTCTACGTCATCATCGAGGGCGTGGTGGACGCCATCAACAACGGCGAGCAGATGTTGCGCATGAAGGCCAAGGACACCTTCGGCGACATCAGCCTGCTGGATGGAGCCCCGCGCCCCACGGACGCCATCGCGGTGGAGGACACGCGGGTGCTGGTCATCGACCGCCGCGACTTCCTCGATCTGCTGGCGGACCGGCCGGAGCTGCTCACGGGCTTCTTCCGCGCGGTGAGCCAGCAGTTCCGCGCCGTCATCCAGCTGGCCGAATCCCTCCAGGCGAGCGCCGAGGCGCTTCTCCCCCACCAGGTGGTGGCGCTGGAGCGGCCCGTGGCGGAGGAGGCACCCGTGCCGCCTCCTCCGGAGCACAAGCGCGCGGGCTGA
- a CDS encoding ATP-binding protein, which translates to MPVRFASRLMLVLALVGVVPVLLLGGLSFHSHRVALLRLVGELQTEAATDFARACRQLVFSGVEHLRLVADSLPLEQLGAGDAAQVLAIPLRQLGALNLLVLVDGDGRALAPAVYLSPEDDERQPVSEASLALFSRHAPVEAALATGAAIGPPYQPPGTSGGRVALAVRVGEKASRLLLAELSLAELSERVAELAHDAGRAFLVDAQGVPVTGASGPEGLSEAERALVAEGLSRGAPVVRTVRGADGTEYLAAFAPVPELGWGVVVGREASMALAPAERVRHSTLLGALVALGATALLGLVLARGVSQPVARLSEGVAALAAGHEGPRLPEEGRDELARLARSFNHMALELRRREAELRRWSEELRQRVDERTRQLREAQDQIARTRRLAALGSFSAGLAHELNNPLTGILGLLSLACEEVPSPSPLRENLDMVLEQARRMARIIRQLREMTEQERAGTGLPLDPARPVRAALEEMRDELVSRGVTLSCALSEPVPLVLGHAEQLQSVVTNLLRNALTAMPRGGTLSVGLGTVEGDAVCLSVKDTGKGIPESMRERIFDPFFTTKDEPGRVGLGLSVAHGIVEAHHGRIRVESAEGLGTTITVIFPAAGAEAHLM; encoded by the coding sequence ATGCCGGTGCGTTTCGCTTCTCGGTTGATGCTCGTGCTCGCCCTGGTGGGGGTGGTGCCCGTGCTGCTGCTCGGCGGACTGTCCTTCCACTCCCACCGCGTGGCCCTGCTGCGGCTCGTGGGGGAGTTGCAGACCGAGGCCGCCACGGACTTCGCGCGGGCCTGCCGCCAGCTCGTCTTCTCCGGCGTGGAGCACCTGCGCCTGGTGGCCGATTCCCTTCCCCTGGAGCAGCTGGGCGCCGGGGACGCCGCTCAGGTGCTGGCCATTCCCCTGCGCCAGCTCGGGGCCCTCAATCTGCTCGTGCTGGTGGACGGGGACGGGCGCGCGCTCGCACCGGCCGTCTACTTGTCCCCGGAGGACGACGAGCGGCAGCCTGTCTCCGAGGCCTCGCTGGCCCTCTTCTCGCGCCACGCTCCCGTTGAGGCCGCCCTGGCCACCGGCGCCGCCATCGGTCCGCCGTATCAGCCGCCGGGCACCTCGGGAGGCCGCGTGGCGCTCGCGGTGCGCGTGGGCGAGAAGGCCTCGCGCCTGCTCCTGGCGGAGCTCTCCCTCGCCGAGCTGTCGGAGCGCGTGGCGGAGCTGGCCCACGACGCGGGGCGCGCCTTCCTCGTGGATGCCCAGGGGGTGCCCGTGACGGGCGCCTCCGGTCCGGAGGGTTTGAGCGAGGCGGAGCGGGCCCTGGTGGCCGAGGGGCTGTCCCGGGGCGCCCCGGTGGTGCGCACCGTGCGCGGCGCGGATGGGACCGAATACCTCGCCGCCTTCGCTCCTGTTCCGGAGCTCGGCTGGGGCGTGGTGGTGGGCCGGGAGGCGAGCATGGCCCTGGCGCCCGCCGAGCGCGTCCGGCATTCGACGCTGCTCGGGGCGCTGGTGGCGCTGGGCGCCACGGCGCTGCTCGGCCTCGTGCTCGCCCGGGGCGTGAGCCAGCCCGTCGCCCGGCTGTCCGAGGGCGTGGCCGCGCTCGCCGCGGGGCACGAGGGGCCGCGCCTCCCCGAGGAGGGCCGTGATGAGCTGGCGCGGCTCGCCCGCTCCTTCAACCACATGGCCCTGGAGCTGCGGCGGCGCGAGGCCGAGCTGCGGCGCTGGAGCGAGGAGCTGCGGCAGCGCGTGGACGAGCGCACCCGGCAACTGCGCGAGGCGCAGGATCAGATCGCCCGCACGCGGCGGCTGGCGGCGCTCGGCTCGTTCAGCGCGGGGCTCGCCCACGAATTGAACAACCCGCTCACGGGCATCCTCGGCCTGCTGTCGCTCGCGTGCGAGGAGGTGCCAAGCCCCTCGCCCCTGCGCGAGAACCTGGACATGGTGCTCGAGCAGGCGCGGCGCATGGCGCGCATCATCCGGCAGTTGCGCGAGATGACGGAGCAGGAGCGCGCGGGAACGGGCCTGCCCCTGGATCCGGCGCGGCCCGTGCGCGCGGCGCTCGAGGAGATGCGGGACGAGTTGGTGTCCCGGGGCGTCACGCTGTCCTGCGCGCTGAGCGAGCCGGTGCCCCTCGTCCTGGGCCACGCGGAGCAACTGCAGAGCGTGGTGACGAACCTGCTGCGCAACGCGCTCACCGCGATGCCCCGGGGCGGCACGCTCTCGGTGGGGCTCGGGACGGTGGAGGGCGACGCGGTGTGCCTGTCGGTGAAGGACACCGGCAAGGGCATCCCCGAGTCGATGCGCGAGCGCATCTTCGATCCCTTCTTCACCACCAAGGACGAGCCCGGCCGGGTGGGGCTGGGCCTGTCCGTGGCGCACGGAATCGTCGAGGCGCACCACGGTCGCATCCGGGTGGAGAGCGCCGAGGGGCTGGGCACCACCATCACCGTCATCTTTCCCGCGGCGGGGGCCGAGGCCCACCTGATGTGA